Proteins from a single region of Chryseobacterium sp. W4I1:
- a CDS encoding serine acetyltransferase, with the protein MGYTVIQKDFYRESGKWLSTFGIWKKCINPNLHFIYVFRKAQQHLKTPLVSIFWRIVLRHYQIKYGYQIYPETEIGEGFYLGHWGSLVINPKAKIGKNCNMAQGVTIGQQNRGKLQGFPIIGDEVWIGANAVIVGGITVGNNVLIAPNSYVNFDVPSNSVVVGNPGTIYSTESATEAYINNKV; encoded by the coding sequence ATGGGTTATACAGTTATACAAAAAGATTTTTATAGAGAAAGCGGAAAATGGCTTTCCACATTTGGGATCTGGAAAAAGTGTATCAATCCTAATCTGCATTTTATTTATGTTTTCAGAAAAGCTCAGCAGCATCTGAAAACGCCGCTTGTAAGCATATTCTGGAGGATTGTTCTCAGACATTACCAGATCAAGTATGGCTATCAGATCTATCCCGAGACTGAAATTGGGGAAGGTTTTTATTTGGGACACTGGGGAAGCCTGGTTATTAATCCTAAAGCTAAAATCGGGAAAAACTGTAATATGGCCCAGGGAGTAACCATCGGGCAGCAAAACCGTGGTAAGCTTCAGGGGTTTCCTATCATCGGTGATGAAGTCTGGATTGGAGCCAACGCTGTCATCGTAGGCGGAATTACTGTTGGCAACAATGTTTTAATTGCTCCAAATTCTTATGTGAATTTTGATGTTCCCTCCAATTCTGTTGTTGTAGGAAATCCCGGAACAATTTACTCAACAGAAAGTGCTACAGAAGCTTATATTAATAACAAAGTATAA
- a CDS encoding MBOAT family protein, protein MLFNSIAFLIFLSIIFILYWCVFNKNYKFQNMLLLAASFYFYGCWDWRFLFLLMFSIGLDYFSGIQIENSKTKKRATFWLVLSIAINLGFLGFFKYYNFFIENFAELLKTFGFGVNIWLLKVILPVGISFYTFHGLSYVIDVYKKRIPAERNYVDYAVFVSYFPLLVAGPIERATHLLPQIQRNRSFNYEKAKDGMAQILWGFFKKMVIADNCAPIVNEIFNNYHTESASNLVLGAILFAFQIYGDFSGYSDIALGTSRLFGIELLKNFSYPYFSRDIAEFWRRWHISLSSWFRDYLYIPLGGSKGGLWMKIRNTFIIFLVSGFWHGANWTFIIWGGLNAVFFLPLLIAEKNRHNLEVVAMGKIIPSFREVFSILMTFVLTCFAWIFFRAASVSDAMGYIKGIFSATLISFPTAFRPVLFGLIIFMLGMEWMNRTHDYGLKIQERKPAFQAVIYILVAYLILNFANFGSNEFIYFQF, encoded by the coding sequence ATGCTCTTTAATTCTATTGCCTTTCTCATTTTTCTGTCTATCATTTTTATTTTATACTGGTGCGTATTTAATAAAAATTATAAGTTTCAGAATATGCTTTTGCTGGCGGCCAGTTTTTATTTCTACGGCTGCTGGGACTGGCGTTTTCTGTTTCTTCTTATGTTTTCAATCGGGCTGGACTATTTTTCCGGAATTCAGATTGAAAACAGTAAAACCAAAAAGCGGGCTACCTTCTGGCTCGTTTTAAGCATTGCTATCAATCTCGGCTTTTTAGGCTTCTTTAAATACTATAATTTTTTCATTGAGAACTTTGCTGAATTATTGAAAACATTTGGGTTTGGAGTCAACATATGGTTGTTAAAAGTGATCTTGCCTGTTGGTATTTCATTCTATACTTTCCATGGCCTTTCTTACGTAATCGATGTTTATAAAAAAAGAATTCCCGCCGAGAGAAACTATGTGGATTATGCTGTTTTTGTAAGCTACTTCCCGTTATTGGTGGCTGGTCCTATCGAAAGGGCAACTCACCTTCTTCCCCAGATCCAGCGGAACAGATCATTTAATTACGAGAAGGCCAAGGACGGGATGGCACAGATTCTTTGGGGATTTTTTAAAAAAATGGTGATCGCAGATAACTGTGCCCCTATAGTCAATGAAATATTCAATAATTACCATACAGAAAGTGCCAGTAACCTTGTTTTAGGAGCCATCCTTTTTGCTTTCCAGATCTATGGAGATTTCTCGGGTTATTCTGATATTGCGCTGGGAACATCCAGATTATTTGGAATTGAGCTTCTGAAAAACTTCTCTTACCCATATTTTTCAAGGGATATTGCAGAATTCTGGAGAAGGTGGCATATTTCACTTTCCTCGTGGTTCAGAGATTATCTCTATATACCTTTAGGTGGTAGTAAGGGCGGATTGTGGATGAAGATCAGGAACACCTTTATCATTTTTCTGGTAAGTGGTTTCTGGCATGGAGCGAACTGGACCTTCATTATCTGGGGTGGATTAAATGCTGTATTTTTTCTTCCGTTACTCATCGCAGAGAAAAACCGCCATAACCTCGAAGTTGTGGCAATGGGGAAGATCATTCCTTCATTCAGAGAGGTTTTCAGCATTCTGATGACTTTTGTCCTGACTTGTTTTGCATGGATTTTCTTTCGTGCCGCAAGCGTTTCTGATGCGATGGGATACATTAAAGGAATTTTCAGCGCGACTTTAATTTCATTTCCTACTGCATTCAGACCTGTTCTGTTTGGACTGATTATTTTCATGCTTGGAATGGAATGGATGAACAGAACGCATGATTACGGACTGAAAATTCAGGAAAGAAAACCAGCATTTCAGGCTGTTATTTACATTTTAGTCGCCTATCTGATCCTGAATTTTGCTAATTTCGGAAGTAATGAATTTATATATTTCCAGTTTTAA
- a CDS encoding acyltransferase, whose protein sequence is MKISQITFTRFLAALAIVISHFNKDMFVYKTDYIADVFLKANVGVSYFFILSGFIMIVAYHKKEKIQYFEYYKNRFARIYPLYVLGLLLYLVTRYSNFNIGNVFLYLFGLQSWIPGKAMILNFPGWSISVEFLFYLIFPVLYNYFYSKKNKSIWVAGIVLWIVTQVFSHLYFVSPSYKGPHTESHEFLYYFPLMHVSEFLVGNLAGLFFVKNFKQKNYDIPVILIFSAIMLALIFVPLFYHNGLMAVLFIPLIILISRNNGLVTKLFSLKPLEYLGEASYAVYITHIPVLYILREILKRQNNRLDINTVFWIYLIVLVLTSILFYQFIEKPLRDYLKKVNIR, encoded by the coding sequence ATGAAGATAAGTCAGATCACCTTTACCCGTTTCCTTGCGGCTTTAGCCATAGTTATTTCTCATTTTAATAAAGATATGTTTGTTTATAAAACAGATTATATAGCAGATGTCTTTTTAAAAGCCAATGTAGGAGTGAGCTATTTCTTTATCCTTTCGGGTTTTATTATGATCGTGGCTTACCATAAAAAGGAAAAGATTCAATATTTCGAGTATTACAAGAACCGTTTTGCAAGGATCTATCCGCTGTACGTACTGGGACTGCTTCTTTATCTGGTAACCCGCTATTCCAATTTCAATATCGGGAATGTGTTTCTGTATCTCTTTGGGCTGCAGAGCTGGATTCCCGGCAAGGCTATGATTCTGAATTTTCCGGGATGGTCTATTTCCGTAGAATTTCTATTCTATCTGATTTTTCCGGTGCTTTACAACTATTTTTATTCCAAAAAAAATAAAAGCATTTGGGTGGCCGGAATTGTTTTATGGATCGTTACGCAGGTATTTTCCCATCTTTATTTTGTTTCCCCGTCTTATAAAGGTCCGCATACGGAAAGCCATGAATTCCTGTATTATTTTCCACTGATGCATGTAAGTGAATTCCTGGTTGGAAATCTTGCCGGACTGTTTTTTGTAAAGAATTTTAAGCAGAAAAATTATGATATTCCTGTGATCCTGATCTTTTCGGCCATTATGCTTGCGCTGATCTTTGTTCCGCTTTTCTATCATAACGGACTGATGGCAGTGCTTTTTATTCCTCTTATTATCTTGATTTCCCGGAATAATGGACTGGTGACCAAGCTTTTTTCGCTCAAACCGCTGGAATATCTGGGTGAGGCAAGTTATGCCGTTTATATTACTCATATTCCCGTTTTGTATATTCTGAGAGAGATTTTAAAGAGACAAAATAACCGGCTGGATATCAATACTGTATTCTGGATCTATCTGATTGTTCTTGTCCTGACGTCTATATTGTTTTACCAATTTATTGAAAAACCGCTGCGGGACTATCTTAAAAAAGTAAATATCAGATAA
- a CDS encoding DapH/DapD/GlmU-related protein, whose translation MIFIYRIVLKLHSLYHAFLNRASLEAAKNRGMKVGKNFNMPDKIYFGTEPYLIEIGDDVNIAAGVRFVNHGGTTTLLRKLPGYENARIFGRIKIGNNSTIGINCVITHEVQIGNNCILGANSVLSQSMPDNTVFIGNPAQFLCTIEDYGDIVLKSSPDYPRELEKDRKKLDEYIKANLPYKFKKARRIR comes from the coding sequence ATGATTTTTATATACAGAATCGTTTTGAAATTACATTCCCTTTATCATGCTTTTCTTAACAGGGCTAGCCTTGAGGCTGCAAAAAACCGGGGCATGAAGGTTGGGAAAAACTTCAATATGCCGGATAAAATCTATTTTGGAACGGAACCTTACCTGATAGAAATAGGTGACGATGTCAATATTGCCGCAGGAGTAAGATTTGTGAACCACGGCGGCACCACTACCCTTCTGAGAAAGCTTCCGGGCTATGAAAATGCAAGGATTTTTGGAAGAATAAAGATCGGGAACAATTCTACCATCGGAATCAACTGTGTGATCACTCATGAAGTACAGATCGGAAACAACTGTATTCTGGGTGCGAATTCCGTTTTGTCACAATCTATGCCGGACAATACAGTATTCATAGGGAATCCCGCACAGTTTCTCTGCACGATAGAAGATTATGGAGACATTGTTTTAAAAAGCAGCCCGGACTATCCCCGGGAACTGGAAAAAGACAGAAAAAAACTGGATGAATATATTAAGGCCAACCTCCCTTATAAATTCAAAAAAGCCAGAAGAATAAGATAA
- a CDS encoding class I SAM-dependent methyltransferase, which translates to MSEITRVLKTFIGYLKRPDLYPELGRKIIKNTVNRGNAFKGKEKTNSWAAGKAISQKEAVSKLFGLEIDAFRTDYADVLRAAEQREKACPVKMGGPGALELIYYACEFTNAQHVVETGVAYGWSSLASLLSLNKRNGTLYSSDMPYLAQDGDQYVGYVVPENLKKGWKLFRFADKESLPKIFAENPVFDVLHYDSDKSYNGRMWAYDELYKHLKKGGVFISDDIGDNSAYQDFCEKNNIETTVVEYEGKYIGVFIK; encoded by the coding sequence GTGAGTGAAATAACAAGAGTTCTCAAAACATTTATAGGATATCTGAAAAGACCCGATCTTTATCCGGAATTAGGCCGGAAAATCATTAAGAACACCGTAAACAGAGGCAATGCATTCAAAGGAAAGGAGAAAACGAATTCCTGGGCTGCAGGAAAAGCAATTTCCCAAAAGGAGGCTGTATCCAAACTTTTCGGACTTGAAATAGATGCTTTCCGTACTGATTATGCTGATGTTCTAAGAGCTGCAGAACAGCGGGAAAAAGCTTGTCCCGTAAAAATGGGAGGTCCCGGAGCTTTGGAGCTGATTTATTATGCCTGTGAATTTACCAATGCACAGCATGTAGTAGAAACAGGCGTGGCTTATGGATGGTCTTCCCTGGCCTCACTTCTTTCCCTGAACAAAAGAAACGGTACGCTCTACAGCTCAGATATGCCTTATCTGGCACAGGACGGAGATCAGTATGTAGGTTATGTAGTACCTGAAAACCTTAAAAAAGGCTGGAAACTGTTTCGTTTTGCAGATAAAGAATCACTTCCGAAGATATTTGCTGAAAATCCTGTTTTTGATGTCCTTCATTATGACTCGGATAAAAGCTATAACGGAAGAATGTGGGCATACGATGAGCTTTACAAACACCTGAAAAAAGGAGGCGTTTTCATCAGTGATGACATTGGTGACAATTCTGCTTACCAGGATTTCTGCGAAAAAAATAATATAGAAACAACCGTTGTAGAATATGAAGGAAAGTATATTGGCGTTTTTATAAAGTAA
- a CDS encoding glycosyltransferase, translated as MNNRKIKVLFRHRSMEMGGVEKVILSILHNLNPEKFDITVCLNLNQGELRNEFPEHVKKIYLTDGKEDFSTNPLIHKLQLVRRRLKLSRALKDHTLSDRILGNKKFDIEIAPTYSAFSSVINSSNTASKKIGWFHSEINVPTLQPLVPDILTNFPQFDHMIYCSQKIKDLMHKYYPELQYPEESVVINAIPIEEIKKKAEEKIEALPEGPVFVSVGRLHNRKGYHKLIDAHKRLIDEGFHHSIIVIGNGEEMKNLTEQIRMNNVQDTFILNGNKMNPYPYVKNADYFILPSESEAWPLVIAEALILQKPIIATDTGDVGVMIKDRETGYLINYDTDEMYTAMKTFLTDPELISRIRKNLETIEDQFDNQKIFDAVEGILEDLYQKN; from the coding sequence ATGAATAACAGAAAAATAAAAGTCCTTTTCAGACACCGTTCTATGGAAATGGGTGGTGTGGAAAAAGTGATTCTCAGCATTCTTCATAATCTTAATCCGGAAAAATTTGATATTACCGTATGTTTGAATCTGAACCAGGGCGAGCTCAGAAATGAATTCCCGGAACATGTTAAAAAAATATACCTCACGGACGGAAAGGAAGACTTCTCTACCAATCCTCTGATTCATAAATTGCAGCTGGTCCGCAGAAGGCTTAAACTTTCCCGCGCCCTGAAAGACCATACATTGTCCGACCGTATTTTAGGCAATAAAAAATTCGATATTGAAATTGCTCCTACCTATTCAGCATTTTCATCCGTGATCAATTCCAGCAATACAGCTTCAAAAAAAATAGGCTGGTTTCATTCTGAGATTAATGTACCTACTTTGCAGCCTTTAGTCCCTGATATCCTTACGAATTTCCCTCAGTTTGACCACATGATCTACTGCTCCCAAAAGATTAAGGATCTCATGCACAAATACTATCCGGAATTACAATATCCTGAAGAGAGTGTAGTGATTAATGCCATTCCTATTGAGGAGATTAAAAAGAAGGCCGAAGAAAAGATTGAAGCTCTTCCTGAAGGACCTGTTTTTGTTTCTGTAGGACGACTTCATAACAGGAAAGGCTATCACAAGCTTATTGATGCCCACAAAAGATTGATTGATGAAGGTTTTCATCACAGTATTATTGTTATTGGAAACGGTGAAGAAATGAAAAACCTTACGGAACAGATCCGTATGAATAATGTGCAGGACACTTTTATTTTAAACGGTAATAAGATGAATCCTTATCCTTATGTCAAGAATGCAGATTATTTCATTCTTCCGTCAGAATCTGAAGCCTGGCCGTTGGTAATTGCTGAAGCATTGATTCTTCAGAAACCGATTATTGCAACAGATACAGGAGATGTAGGCGTGATGATTAAAGACAGGGAAACCGGTTACCTCATCAATTATGATACTGATGAAATGTATACTGCTATGAAAACTTTCCTCACGGACCCCGAGTTAATTTCAAGGATCAGAAAAAACCTGGAAACCATAGAGGATCAGTTTGACAATCAGAAAATTTTCGATGCTGTAGAAGGAATTCTTGAGGATCTTTACCAGAAAAATTAG
- a CDS encoding glycosyltransferase translates to MPQKKKILIRIGSLRHGGAEKVLINFLKNLPEDKYEVDLLINLYTGMYIKEVPSWVNLHYLLKGEMITTNRPHEIPVKAFRVLYQKMFLWFPFLLYKFILKDKKYDVEIGAIHGMYRELLSSPQKNSKKIIWIQNDIFNLKEYTPDVIRQLFRFDRILVISNKLKEEMQKLAQNDREKQAVVKIFNPIDKEDTLKKANTVINDYPFTQDLPTFITIGTVYPQKGYDRLMDVHKKLMDEGLKHQIIIIGDGFDFENIHSKLNQLGLQETVKMLGFRSNPYPYLKKADFYVMSSRHEGFPTIIAEALILNKPVVSTDVSGIKDLLQEGKLGFITPNSEDGIYEGMKKFLTNKELAGHYEKEIASADLPFVLEKSVAQLQEIIDGL, encoded by the coding sequence ATGCCCCAAAAGAAAAAAATCCTCATAAGAATTGGTTCCCTCCGTCACGGAGGTGCAGAAAAAGTTCTGATCAACTTTCTCAAAAACCTTCCTGAAGATAAATATGAAGTTGATTTACTGATTAACCTGTATACCGGAATGTACATTAAAGAGGTGCCGTCATGGGTGAATCTTCATTATTTGCTGAAAGGTGAGATGATCACCACAAACAGGCCTCATGAAATTCCTGTAAAGGCATTCAGGGTGCTGTACCAAAAGATGTTTCTCTGGTTTCCATTTCTTCTCTATAAATTCATTTTAAAAGATAAAAAATACGACGTTGAAATAGGAGCTATCCACGGGATGTACCGGGAACTGCTTTCCAGCCCGCAAAAGAATTCAAAAAAAATAATATGGATCCAAAATGACATTTTTAATCTTAAAGAATATACTCCGGATGTCATCAGGCAACTTTTCAGGTTCGACAGAATACTGGTAATTTCCAATAAGCTGAAGGAGGAAATGCAAAAGCTTGCTCAAAATGACAGGGAGAAACAAGCCGTTGTTAAAATTTTCAACCCTATCGACAAAGAGGACACTTTAAAAAAGGCAAATACAGTCATTAACGATTATCCTTTTACCCAGGACCTTCCTACCTTTATTACCATTGGAACGGTATATCCGCAGAAAGGCTACGACAGGCTGATGGATGTTCATAAGAAACTGATGGATGAAGGATTAAAACATCAGATCATCATCATTGGTGATGGTTTTGATTTTGAAAATATCCACTCAAAACTTAATCAGCTGGGACTTCAGGAAACGGTAAAAATGCTGGGCTTCAGGAGCAACCCGTATCCTTATCTGAAAAAGGCTGATTTTTATGTAATGTCTTCCAGGCATGAAGGTTTTCCTACCATTATTGCAGAAGCATTGATTTTGAATAAACCTGTTGTATCTACAGATGTTTCAGGAATAAAAGATCTTCTCCAGGAAGGAAAATTAGGATTTATTACACCTAATTCGGAGGACGGAATCTATGAAGGAATGAAGAAGTTTCTTACAAATAAAGAACTTGCAGGACATTATGAGAAAGAGATCGCATCAGCAGATCTGCCTTTTGTACTTGAGAAATCCGTAGCACAGCTTCAGGAAATCATTGATGGATTATAA
- a CDS encoding phosphopantetheine-binding protein: MKTSVFLEKLQEELEEDQTLTLDTNLKALESYDSISLLSVIAFVDENFDKKIDTKHFKDVETVSDLMNVIGKENFED; this comes from the coding sequence ATGAAGACATCCGTTTTTTTAGAGAAATTACAGGAAGAATTAGAAGAAGACCAAACGCTGACGCTTGATACAAATTTGAAGGCATTAGAAAGTTATGACTCCATAAGTCTGCTTTCTGTGATTGCATTTGTAGATGAGAATTTCGATAAAAAGATCGATACAAAGCATTTTAAAGATGTAGAAACTGTTTCTGATCTTATGAATGTGATAGGCAAAGAAAACTTCGAAGATTAA
- a CDS encoding ketoacyl-ACP synthase III, which translates to MIKVSKIEYYLPEQILTNEDLEKEFPEWSSERIHEKIGIRQRHISSDSETVLELAVKSSEKIFETYDRNKVDFVLFCTQSPDYFLPTTACILQDRLGLRRNIGAIDFNLGCSGFVYGLAFAKGLITAGIAKSILLITSETYTKHINPKDKANRSIFGDASASVIVEKDENAKDYQFCLGTDGSGAENLIVKKGAFKTNFELNPENEFDPENLYMNGPEIFNFTIENIPGLVRETLETNRLTMDDIDHFVFHQANSFMLNYLRKKTKIPAEKFYIDMENTGNTVSATIPIALKNMLDKGTLKEGDRVLIAGFGVGYSWGATVLEI; encoded by the coding sequence ATGATAAAAGTTTCCAAAATAGAATATTATTTGCCCGAACAGATTCTTACAAATGAGGATCTTGAGAAAGAATTTCCTGAGTGGAGCTCCGAGAGAATCCATGAAAAAATAGGCATCAGACAGCGTCATATTTCTTCAGACAGCGAGACTGTACTGGAGCTTGCCGTAAAATCTTCAGAAAAAATTTTTGAGACTTATGACAGGAATAAAGTAGACTTTGTCCTCTTCTGTACCCAAAGCCCCGATTATTTCCTTCCCACTACAGCCTGTATCCTTCAGGACAGATTGGGTCTGAGAAGAAATATAGGAGCAATAGATTTTAATTTGGGATGTTCAGGATTTGTTTATGGACTGGCTTTTGCTAAAGGATTAATAACAGCAGGTATTGCAAAAAGTATTTTATTGATCACTTCCGAAACTTATACAAAACATATCAACCCCAAAGATAAAGCCAACAGAAGTATTTTTGGAGATGCATCGGCATCAGTTATCGTAGAAAAAGATGAAAATGCCAAGGATTATCAGTTTTGCCTGGGAACAGACGGAAGCGGTGCTGAAAACCTTATTGTGAAAAAAGGCGCTTTCAAAACTAATTTTGAGCTTAATCCTGAAAATGAATTTGATCCAGAGAATCTATATATGAACGGTCCTGAAATTTTTAATTTTACCATAGAAAATATCCCGGGACTGGTAAGAGAAACCTTGGAGACAAACCGTTTGACCATGGATGATATTGACCACTTTGTTTTTCACCAGGCCAATTCTTTTATGCTGAATTATTTAAGAAAAAAGACCAAAATTCCGGCAGAAAAGTTCTATATTGACATGGAAAATACTGGAAATACGGTTTCAGCAACCATTCCAATCGCCCTGAAAAATATGCTGGACAAAGGGACGCTGAAAGAAGGAGACCGTGTATTGATAGCCGGTTTTGGAGTAGGATATTCCTGGGGCGCAACTGTACTGGAAATTTAA
- a CDS encoding SDR family NAD(P)-dependent oxidoreductase, which produces MNPFSLKDKTILITGASSGIGRSCSVECSRSGADLILVARNEEELQKTVSLLAPGSKAEIIIADITNAENLEELIAEKMSVLGKISGFIHCAGIEKTLPLKKHTPQLYTDIFAVNVISGFEIAKILSLKKYKNETSSFVFISSVAGMVGEIGKAAYSASKGAVISGARSLAMELSRSGVRVNSISPAMVNTPILEKMFENIGEAAAEEILKKHPLGIGQPEDVANACIFLLSDASKWITGSNLVVDGGYSAH; this is translated from the coding sequence ATGAATCCGTTTTCTTTAAAAGATAAAACAATTCTTATTACAGGCGCTTCTTCCGGTATCGGGAGAAGCTGTTCTGTAGAATGCAGCAGAAGTGGGGCAGATCTTATTCTTGTAGCAAGAAATGAGGAGGAACTGCAAAAGACAGTATCTCTGCTTGCTCCCGGTTCCAAAGCTGAAATAATCATCGCTGATATTACCAATGCTGAAAATCTGGAAGAATTGATTGCTGAAAAAATGTCCGTTCTGGGGAAAATCTCAGGGTTTATCCATTGTGCAGGGATAGAAAAAACACTTCCGCTTAAAAAGCATACACCCCAGCTTTACACTGATATTTTTGCAGTCAATGTCATTTCAGGTTTTGAAATTGCTAAAATTTTATCCCTGAAAAAATACAAAAACGAAACATCCAGTTTTGTCTTCATCTCCTCAGTAGCAGGAATGGTGGGTGAAATAGGAAAAGCTGCTTATTCAGCAAGTAAAGGAGCTGTGATTTCAGGCGCTCGTTCTCTGGCCATGGAACTTTCCAGAAGCGGCGTAAGGGTGAATAGTATCAGCCCGGCAATGGTGAATACCCCAATACTGGAAAAAATGTTTGAAAACATTGGTGAAGCCGCTGCCGAAGAGATCCTTAAAAAGCATCCGCTTGGAATCGGGCAGCCGGAAGATGTGGCCAATGCCTGTATTTTCCTGCTTTCAGATGCTTCAAAATGGATCACTGGATCCAATTTAGTCGTAGACGGAGGTTATTCTGCCCACTAA
- a CDS encoding carbonic anhydrase, whose product MSQSYEVIFENNRKWVESKISQDPDFFSELAKTQHPDYLYIGCSDSRATAEELMGAKPGEVFVHRNIANVVNTLDMSSTAVIQYAVEHLKVKHIIVCGHYNCGGVKAAMTPQDLGLLNPWLRNIRDVYRLHQAELDSIEDEGKRYDKLVELNVQEQCINVIKMACVQERYILEEFPIVHGWVFDLRTGKIIDLEIDFEKILKDIQKIYNLTSSDWVMSRKTT is encoded by the coding sequence ATGTCACAATCGTACGAAGTTATTTTCGAAAACAACAGAAAATGGGTAGAATCTAAAATTTCGCAAGATCCAGATTTCTTCAGCGAGCTTGCTAAAACTCAGCATCCTGATTATCTATATATCGGATGCTCAGACAGTAGAGCTACAGCAGAAGAACTGATGGGGGCAAAACCTGGAGAGGTTTTTGTTCACAGAAACATCGCTAATGTAGTCAACACTTTAGACATGAGTTCAACGGCAGTTATTCAATATGCAGTTGAACATCTTAAAGTAAAACATATTATTGTTTGCGGGCATTATAACTGCGGAGGTGTAAAAGCAGCGATGACTCCTCAGGACCTGGGACTGTTGAATCCGTGGCTGAGAAACATCCGTGATGTTTACAGATTGCACCAGGCCGAGTTAGATTCTATTGAAGATGAAGGAAAGCGCTATGACAAGCTTGTAGAACTTAATGTTCAGGAGCAGTGCATCAACGTGATCAAAATGGCCTGTGTACAGGAAAGATATATTTTGGAAGAGTTTCCTATTGTACACGGCTGGGTATTTGACCTTAGAACAGGTAAGATTATTGATTTGGAGATCGATTTCGAGAAAATCCTAAAAGACATCCAAAAAATCTACAACCTTACAAGTTCTGATTGGGTAATGAGCAGAAAAACGACGTAG
- a CDS encoding glycosyltransferase: MIFSILVANYNNGKFFKDCYDSIISQKYDNWEVIILDDCSTDNSLQLINDLIKGDTRFKIFENEVNSGVGVTKAKLIELANGEICGFLDPDDGLSPDALLSSINVFRKDQNVVLTYSKFVKCDENLKPVTVPKVSAQVLNNDPYFFNCPVSIVHFVSFRKNIYTQTEKIDTSMRIAEDQDLYLKMYEKGDVRFIDENNYFYRAHSGGISQNENKPKSKEYFAQVIFNAMKRRNLKTINGKAIPERYTDSKEIYSLLEYQNSISYRLKKKLKIFVQQFFTRE; encoded by the coding sequence ATGATATTTTCAATTCTTGTTGCCAATTACAACAACGGAAAGTTTTTTAAAGATTGCTATGACAGTATTATTTCTCAAAAATATGATAACTGGGAAGTGATTATTCTTGACGACTGTTCCACTGACAATTCATTACAACTCATTAATGACCTTATTAAGGGAGACACCAGATTCAAGATTTTTGAAAACGAAGTGAATTCAGGAGTTGGAGTCACTAAAGCTAAACTTATTGAACTGGCCAACGGCGAGATATGCGGCTTTCTGGATCCTGATGACGGGCTATCGCCTGACGCGCTTCTTTCAAGCATTAATGTATTCAGGAAAGATCAGAATGTAGTGCTTACGTACTCTAAATTTGTGAAATGTGATGAGAATCTTAAGCCGGTAACTGTTCCCAAAGTATCTGCACAGGTTCTTAACAATGATCCTTATTTTTTCAACTGTCCGGTAAGTATTGTTCATTTTGTTTCATTCCGAAAAAACATTTATACCCAAACAGAAAAAATAGATACTTCCATGCGGATTGCAGAAGATCAGGACCTGTATCTGAAAATGTATGAAAAAGGAGATGTCCGGTTTATCGATGAAAACAATTATTTTTACAGGGCACATTCCGGCGGAATTTCTCAAAATGAAAATAAGCCAAAGTCTAAAGAATATTTTGCTCAGGTGATCTTCAATGCGATGAAGCGAAGGAATCTGAAAACAATCAATGGAAAAGCGATTCCGGAACGCTATACGGATTCTAAAGAAATTTATAGTTTATTAGAATATCAAAACTCGATCTCTTACAGACTGAAAAAGAAATTAAAGATATTTGTACAACAATTTTTTACCCGAGAATGA